From the Streptomonospora nanhaiensis genome, the window GCCGGGGGGCGGGCTGCGACACGGCCGGATTTGTCGGCCGAGTACCGTGGATGAAGCCATGAATGAACACTCCACGCTCCTGGTTACGGTGTCCGGTCGCGACCGTCCGGGTGTCAGCGCGCGACTGCTCAGCACGCTCTCGGTGTACCCGGTGACCCTGGTCGACCTTGAGCAGGTCGTCGTGGGCGGCCGGCTGGTCCTCGGGGCGGTTCTGGCGGTCGACGACGGTGTCGCCCCCGGTGTCAGCCACGACCGCGTGTTCACCGAGCTGCGCAGCGCCGTCGAGAAGACCTGCATCGACCTCGACATGGACGTCGAGTTCTCCCGTGGCAACGGCCGTGTGGGCGCGGCCTCCGCCGACCAGCTGCACATCACCATCCTGGCCGACCCGCTGCGGCCCGGCGCACTGGGCGCGATCGCCTCGTGCATCGCCCGCGCCGGCGCCAACATCGACCGCATCGAGCGGCTGGCCAGCTACCCCGTCACCTCCATCGAACTCGACGTCTCGGGCGCCGACCCGGAGCGGCTGCGGGGCGACCTCTCCATGGAGGCCGCCACCCAGGCCATCGACGTCGCCCTCCAGCCCAGCGGGCTGCACCGGCGCGCCAAGCACCTGGTCGTCATGGACGTCGACTCCACGCTGATCCAGGGCGAGGTCATCGAACTGCTGGCCGAGCACGCGGGCTGCGCCGATGAGGTCGCCCGCGTGACCGAGGAGGCCATGCGCGGCGAGATCGACTTCGAGGACTCCCTGCGCCGCCGCGTCGCCATGCTCAAGGGCCTGGACGCCTCGGCCGTCGACCGCGTGCGCGAGCAACTGG encodes:
- the serB gene encoding phosphoserine phosphatase SerB; amino-acid sequence: MNEHSTLLVTVSGRDRPGVSARLLSTLSVYPVTLVDLEQVVVGGRLVLGAVLAVDDGVAPGVSHDRVFTELRSAVEKTCIDLDMDVEFSRGNGRVGAASADQLHITILADPLRPGALGAIASCIARAGANIDRIERLASYPVTSIELDVSGADPERLRGDLSMEAATQAIDVALQPSGLHRRAKHLVVMDVDSTLIQGEVIELLAEHAGCADEVARVTEEAMRGEIDFEDSLRRRVAMLKGLDASAVDRVREQLVLAPGARTLVRTLKRLGYECAIVSGGFSQITDVLVERLGINYSVANTLEIVDGKLTGELVGPIVDRKGKAEALRRFAGEAGVPLSQTVAIGDGANDLDMLQAAGLGVAFNAKPVVREQADTSVSVPYLDTIVYLLGITREEVEAADRMDDLDPATAH